One Deltaproteobacteria bacterium genomic region harbors:
- a CDS encoding IS4 family transposase, with protein MYQGQTVFSQVMDFLPRKKFSQCVDRYRGNYRVRSFTCYDQFLCMAFAQLTYRESLRDIECCLRAMRERLYHMGIRGKVSRSTLADANETRDWRIYSDFAQTLIDEARRLYVDEDFGLDLKETVYALDSSTIDLCLSVFPWARFRKAKGAVKLHTLLDLRGDIPTFIWITDGKVHDVNVLDHLIPEPGAIYVMDRAYLDFQRLYQLHQSSAVFVTRSKTNTGLRRIYSHRINKATGVKFDQTVALTGYYSKRDYPEKLRRIKYFDAEKGRSFIFLTNQFTLPAIIIAELYRYRFRVEIFFKWIKQHLRIKSFYGTSENAVKTQIWIAVSAYVMVAIMKKRLKIDLTLYTILQILSITLFEKKPILQALTANDYRNEITSGPIQLNLFEC; from the coding sequence ATGTATCAGGGGCAAACCGTTTTTTCTCAGGTGATGGACTTCCTCCCTCGTAAAAAATTCAGCCAATGTGTCGATCGGTATCGCGGCAATTATCGGGTTCGTTCTTTCACATGTTACGATCAATTCCTGTGTATGGCTTTTGCCCAACTGACTTACCGTGAAAGCCTGCGCGATATCGAGTGCTGCCTTCGAGCCATGCGAGAGAGACTTTACCATATGGGGATCAGGGGCAAAGTATCTCGCAGCACGTTGGCCGACGCAAACGAGACACGGGATTGGCGGATCTACAGTGACTTTGCTCAAACCCTGATCGACGAGGCTCGGCGCCTATATGTTGATGAGGATTTTGGCCTTGACCTGAAAGAGACCGTTTATGCTCTGGATTCATCGACAATTGATCTGTGTTTATCGGTCTTCCCATGGGCCCGGTTTCGAAAAGCAAAGGGAGCTGTGAAGCTGCACACCCTTTTGGATTTAAGGGGTGACATCCCAACTTTCATATGGATCACCGATGGCAAGGTTCATGATGTCAACGTCCTTGACCATCTCATCCCAGAACCAGGGGCAATCTATGTCATGGACCGCGCCTATTTGGACTTTCAGCGACTTTATCAATTGCACCAAAGCTCGGCTGTATTTGTAACGCGCTCAAAAACAAACACGGGATTGCGCCGAATATATTCCCACAGAATCAATAAAGCCACTGGCGTCAAATTCGATCAAACAGTTGCCTTAACGGGTTACTACAGCAAGAGAGACTATCCGGAAAAGCTGCGGCGAATAAAATACTTTGATGCCGAAAAAGGGAGATCGTTCATCTTTCTCACGAACCAATTCACCCTGCCTGCCATAATCATTGCCGAGCTGTATCGATACAGGTTCCGGGTGGAGATTTTTTTCAAATGGATCAAGCAGCATTTACGTATCAAAAGCTTCTATGGCACCTCGGAGAATGCTGTCAAAACGCAAATCTGGATTGCCGTATCTGCCTATGTCATGGTCGCCATAATGAAAAAAAGGTTGAAAATCGACCTGACTCTCTACACTATTTTACAGATTCTGAGTATTACTCTCTTTGAGAAAAAGCCTATTTTACAGGCCCTCACGGCTAACGATTACAGAAACGAGATTACTAGCGGACCTATCCAGTTGAATTTATTTGAATGTTAA
- a CDS encoding SMP-30/gluconolactonase/LRE family protein — MKSMATYFIKSVACLICLFLSVDLGPAFSFSEETYTYERMWPEMQQPWYFCKPSGIAIDKTGNIYLSEMGGHCIQKLTSGGQFIKRWGKEGVNDGEFGCPLGLAISGNESVYVLDSAHNRIQKFSTEGEFVAKWGSEGADDGQFQFYTGLDSQKPFNLIGIAVDADGYVYVADRGNCRIQKFTSDGQFIGKWGSQGTADGQFSDPSGIGIDGSGNIYVADYHANRIQKFTSEGQFITKWGSQGSGDGQFNQPAGLIIDTNSNVYVSDAGNNRIQKFTQAGQFIDKWVVGGMPTGIAADATGHIYVTDSGAEQIRIYSSTGESISNWGPGDGDEDLRGPGGVAVDQGGSVLVADSGHCEIKKFSWDGGFISKIGGCGLEDGRFTWPSGIAIATSGNFYVVDTGNGRIQKFDPAGRFVGKWGSEGSDDGEFRSPGSVAVDGDENVYVVDVGNHRIQKFTSDGQFITKWGSEGAGAGQFFYPRGIAIHENTYVYVAEPYSNRVQKFTLDGQYVELPPPGFDNWEFDGPSDVAVDGDGNLYVLNSGGQILKFTSTWEFIAQFGEFGSNPGQLKAPNGITIAPDGRVYVADSGNHRIQVFSKEGAPLEGSNKAIIVAGGGPYTGNTLWGATEMCANYAYRALTYQGYNKQTIYYISSDTDLDLDGNGKLDDVDADAANANLQYAIQTWASDADTLLIYMVDHGGNGTFRMSGTELLYATELDGWLDTLQQSLPGHVTLIYDACESGSFLPYLLPPSGKERFVAASTSPGEESIFVGNGTVSFSFLFWGHMFNGESFYDSFVNAQKSVSTTYKQTCQLDANGNGIGNEKEDKELANQLRIGNETKSAGDVPVIGTVSPVQFLQTGTSASIYADQVIDADGISRVWAVITPPGYTSGGTDTPVTDLPTLDLNSVSNNRYEGTYTNFATPGAYNLAVFAMDRKGVLSLPVQTSVTVSGTGGCLTVASDLSIQVPCAEYLGNPYGYLLDFYRHPDDPSGFYWKLILSTLTTGTGTNCIPIASDLSVPISCVSYNGVQYGFTLDFYPIPYDPSGLYWKMDLNTLMVK, encoded by the coding sequence ATGAAATCGATGGCAACATATTTTATTAAATCGGTGGCGTGCCTCATTTGCCTATTCCTGAGTGTGGACTTGGGGCCTGCCTTTTCATTCTCCGAAGAGACCTACACATATGAACGGATGTGGCCCGAGATGCAACAGCCCTGGTATTTTTGCAAACCATCGGGAATAGCCATTGATAAGACAGGAAATATCTATTTGTCGGAAATGGGCGGACACTGCATTCAAAAATTGACATCAGGAGGACAATTCATAAAAAGGTGGGGAAAGGAAGGTGTAAATGATGGGGAGTTCGGCTGTCCTCTTGGGCTGGCTATAAGTGGAAATGAAAGCGTTTATGTGCTTGATTCTGCGCACAACCGGATCCAGAAATTTTCGACAGAGGGAGAGTTTGTTGCCAAATGGGGGAGTGAGGGGGCTGACGACGGACAATTTCAGTTCTATACCGGGTTAGATTCGCAAAAGCCATTCAATTTGATTGGAATAGCTGTAGATGCGGATGGATATGTGTACGTCGCAGATAGAGGCAACTGCCGGATTCAGAAATTCACATCTGACGGTCAGTTTATCGGAAAATGGGGGAGTCAGGGAACAGCGGACGGGCAGTTCAGTGATCCTTCAGGGATAGGCATCGACGGAAGCGGAAATATCTATGTAGCGGATTATCATGCCAACCGGATACAGAAATTCACATCCGAGGGACAGTTTATCACGAAATGGGGCAGCCAGGGAAGCGGTGATGGGCAGTTCAACCAACCTGCAGGCTTAATCATAGATACGAACAGCAATGTCTATGTGTCGGATGCAGGCAACAATCGGATCCAAAAGTTCACTCAAGCCGGACAGTTTATTGACAAATGGGTTGTGGGGGGGATGCCGACTGGAATAGCTGCAGACGCAACCGGCCACATCTATGTGACGGACTCGGGAGCGGAACAGATACGGATCTATTCATCAACAGGCGAGTCAATTTCGAATTGGGGACCTGGAGACGGGGATGAGGACCTGAGAGGGCCAGGCGGCGTGGCAGTTGACCAGGGCGGAAGTGTCCTCGTAGCGGATTCCGGGCATTGCGAGATCAAAAAATTTTCATGGGACGGTGGTTTTATTTCCAAGATCGGAGGGTGTGGTTTAGAGGACGGCCGATTTACTTGGCCAAGTGGGATCGCCATAGCCACAAGCGGAAATTTTTACGTGGTTGATACAGGCAATGGAAGAATTCAGAAATTTGACCCAGCCGGTCGATTTGTTGGCAAATGGGGGAGTGAAGGCTCTGATGATGGAGAATTCAGATCCCCAGGGTCAGTAGCGGTTGATGGAGACGAAAATGTTTATGTGGTTGACGTTGGCAACCACCGCATCCAGAAGTTTACGTCTGACGGCCAGTTTATCACCAAGTGGGGCAGTGAGGGAGCGGGGGCTGGGCAGTTTTTTTATCCGCGAGGAATAGCGATACATGAAAACACATACGTTTATGTTGCCGAGCCGTATAGCAACAGGGTTCAGAAATTTACCTTAGATGGGCAGTATGTGGAATTGCCGCCCCCGGGGTTTGATAACTGGGAGTTTGATGGCCCTTCGGATGTGGCTGTTGATGGTGACGGGAATCTGTATGTACTGAATTCGGGCGGACAAATTTTGAAGTTTACCTCAACTTGGGAGTTTATTGCACAGTTTGGTGAATTCGGATCAAATCCAGGTCAACTGAAAGCACCGAATGGCATAACTATTGCGCCTGACGGCAGGGTCTATGTGGCAGACAGCGGTAATCATCGTATTCAGGTCTTCAGCAAAGAGGGTGCACCGCTTGAAGGGAGCAATAAGGCCATCATCGTTGCCGGGGGTGGCCCCTATACAGGCAACACCCTGTGGGGCGCCACCGAGATGTGCGCCAACTATGCCTACCGGGCGCTTACCTATCAAGGCTATAACAAACAGACGATCTATTACATTTCCTCTGATACCGATCTTGATTTAGACGGCAACGGCAAGCTGGATGATGTGGATGCCGATGCCGCCAATGCCAACCTGCAATATGCCATTCAAACCTGGGCTTCAGACGCGGACACCCTCCTTATCTACATGGTGGATCACGGTGGCAATGGGACCTTCCGCATGAGCGGCACCGAATTGCTGTATGCTACGGAACTGGACGGGTGGCTGGATACCCTCCAGCAGAGCCTTCCCGGTCATGTGACCCTTATCTATGACGCCTGTGAATCCGGCAGCTTCCTTCCCTACCTCCTGCCTCCCTCTGGAAAAGAGCGTTTTGTGGCCGCCAGCACCTCACCGGGCGAAGAATCCATCTTTGTGGGTAATGGGACGGTGTCATTTTCGTTCCTCTTCTGGGGCCACATGTTCAATGGGGAGAGTTTCTATGATTCCTTTGTCAATGCACAAAAGAGTGTGAGCACCACATACAAGCAGACCTGCCAACTGGATGCCAATGGCAACGGAATCGGCAATGAAAAAGAGGACAAGGAACTCGCAAATCAGCTCCGGATCGGGAATGAAACCAAGTCGGCCGGGGATGTGCCGGTGATCGGCACGGTGTCGCCTGTCCAGTTTCTGCAGACCGGGACATCTGCCTCCATCTATGCAGACCAGGTGATCGACGCGGACGGCATCAGCCGGGTATGGGCTGTCATCACGCCCCCCGGATATACATCAGGAGGAACAGATACCCCGGTGACAGACCTGCCGACGCTTGATCTCAACTCCGTGAGCAATAATCGGTATGAGGGGACCTATACCAATTTTGCCACACCCGGCGCCTACAATCTCGCCGTATTTGCCATGGACCGAAAAGGGGTGCTGTCTCTGCCGGTCCAGACCAGTGTGACCGTGTCTGGAACTGGCGGCTGCCTGACTGTAGCAAGTGACCTCAGTATCCAGGTCCCCTGTGCCGAGTATTTGGGCAATCCATACGGATACCTTCTCGATTTCTACCGCCATCCGGACGATCCATCCGGCTTCTACTGGAAGCTGATATTGTCCACTCTTACGACCGGGACGGGCACGAACTGCATTCCCATTGCCTCGGACCTGAGTGTGCCCATTTCTTGTGTATCCTATAATGGCGTGCAATATGGATTCACCCTTGATTTTTACCCGATTCCCTATGATCCGTCGGGGCTGTACTGGAAGATGGATCTGAATACCTTGATGGTGAAGTAG
- a CDS encoding type II toxin-antitoxin system HicB family antitoxin translates to MNTVTYKGYIAAIEPDLDDGILVGRVINTRDIIGFDGETISEALKSFHAVIDEYLEDCRQRGVDPNKPYSGKFNLRLTPELHGRLAEQAARSGKSLNQWVIEKLEQTTHQVS, encoded by the coding sequence ATGAATACAGTCACATACAAAGGATATATCGCCGCCATTGAACCCGACTTGGACGACGGCATTCTGGTCGGCCGGGTCATCAATACCCGCGACATCATCGGGTTTGACGGAGAAACGATTTCCGAGGCCTTGAAAAGCTTCCATGCCGTGATCGATGAATACCTCGAAGACTGCCGTCAAAGGGGAGTCGATCCAAACAAACCCTATTCCGGCAAATTCAACCTCCGACTCACTCCAGAGCTCCACGGCCGTCTCGCAGAACAAGCAGCCAGATCCGGCAAGAGTCTCAATCAGTGGGTTATTGAAAAACTCGAACAAACTACCCATCAGGTCTCTTAG
- a CDS encoding type II toxin-antitoxin system HicA family toxin, with amino-acid sequence MNAKQRRTLTAIFRKPTPTGLEWRSVASLIEALGGDIRYGDGSSVRIDLKNKSVNIHSPHPQKELKRYAVRLVKELLIRTGDIP; translated from the coding sequence ATGAACGCCAAACAGCGTAGAACGCTTACCGCCATATTCAGAAAACCAACGCCAACCGGTCTCGAATGGCGGTCAGTGGCCTCTCTCATCGAGGCCCTTGGGGGCGACATCCGCTACGGCGATGGCTCCAGCGTTCGCATCGATCTCAAGAATAAATCGGTCAACATCCACAGCCCCCATCCGCAGAAGGAGCTGAAACGATACGCCGTTCGGCTTGTCAAGGAACTTTTGATCCGAACAGGAGATATCCCATGA
- a CDS encoding outer membrane protein transport protein has translation MKTTLAKGIGAIAVLVFGVLMFVSLVWGADPFARLEIPSSPNPVGSGARALGMGGAFIAIADDATAASWNPGGLIQLETPEISAVGAYVHRGEANSFGKLPEASGSQSVDEWNLNYLSGAYPFEALGRNMIVSLNYQRLYDFNREWDFGYRAADGPVNLNYDQEGGLYALGLAYSVEIVPSLSAGVTFNYWGDFFSDQSWTQKYDLNRKLMVGGHSVSYVGNKREKYSFSGFNATIGFLWNIMGEWTVGGVFKTPFTADITHKINGFDATSSPTDTSLNTYKSFDYRYDEKLEMPMSYGLGVAHRFSDAFTMAFDLYRTHWDDFVHTHQNGGKTSPISGKPIDQSDIDPTTWARLGAEYLFIRDSMVIPVRAGLFYDPAPAEGSSDKYYGCSVGSGIAYGPYVFDISYQFRFGNNVGKSSLEGVGFSQDVREHTFYFSMVYHF, from the coding sequence ATGAAAACAACACTGGCAAAAGGAATCGGAGCGATTGCAGTGCTGGTTTTCGGCGTCCTCATGTTTGTATCGTTGGTATGGGGTGCGGATCCCTTTGCTCGCCTTGAGATCCCTTCGTCTCCAAACCCGGTGGGCAGCGGGGCCAGGGCGTTGGGCATGGGAGGTGCGTTTATTGCCATTGCTGACGATGCCACAGCCGCATCTTGGAACCCAGGCGGCCTGATTCAGCTCGAAACGCCTGAGATATCCGCTGTAGGAGCCTACGTACATCGGGGGGAGGCCAATTCCTTTGGAAAGCTTCCGGAGGCTTCAGGGTCCCAGTCTGTGGACGAATGGAACCTCAATTACCTCAGCGGCGCCTATCCGTTCGAGGCTTTGGGACGGAACATGATCGTGTCCTTAAATTATCAGCGTCTGTACGATTTTAACCGTGAGTGGGATTTTGGCTATCGTGCAGCGGACGGTCCGGTAAATTTGAATTATGATCAGGAAGGGGGCCTCTATGCCCTGGGCCTGGCGTACAGCGTCGAGATCGTCCCTTCGTTATCAGCGGGCGTTACATTCAACTACTGGGGAGATTTTTTCTCCGACCAGAGCTGGACCCAGAAATATGATTTAAACAGAAAACTGATGGTCGGCGGCCATTCTGTTTCCTATGTCGGCAACAAGAGGGAGAAGTACTCATTTTCCGGCTTCAACGCAACTATTGGGTTTTTATGGAACATTATGGGCGAGTGGACGGTAGGGGGCGTTTTCAAAACCCCATTTACAGCCGATATTACACATAAAATCAATGGGTTTGACGCAACTTCCTCGCCAACCGATACCAGTCTCAACACCTACAAGTCTTTTGACTATCGCTATGACGAGAAGCTGGAGATGCCCATGAGCTATGGCCTGGGAGTGGCCCACCGTTTCAGCGATGCCTTTACCATGGCCTTTGATCTTTACCGGACTCACTGGGATGATTTTGTGCACACGCACCAGAATGGAGGAAAAACCTCACCAATCAGCGGCAAGCCAATCGATCAGTCGGATATCGACCCCACCACCTGGGCCCGCCTGGGGGCCGAATACCTCTTTATTCGCGACAGCATGGTGATCCCCGTTCGTGCAGGACTCTTTTACGATCCGGCCCCGGCTGAAGGCTCTTCAGACAAATACTATGGCTGTTCTGTCGGTTCCGGGATCGCCTACGGCCCGTATGTATTCGACATTTCCTACCAGTTCCGTTTCGGCAACAACGTAGGCAAATCCAGCCTCGAAGGCGTTGGTTTCTCCCAGGATGTGCGGGAGCACACCTTCTATTTCTCGATGGTGTATCATTTTTAG
- a CDS encoding citrate synthase produces the protein MEKTVKLVVNGNTYELPLVIGTEGEMALDIANLRQETGLITLDPGYANTGSCKSSITFMDGERGILRYRGYPVEQLAEYSSFRETAYLLINGELPLEKELSRFSVMLNDHSLVHEDMRIFFEKFPRRAHPMGILSSMVNALRAFYPEIPERSEEEEINITFARLLSKVRTLAAVSYKISRGHKVVYPRHDLSYCANFLNMMFDSPVKPYVIDDDLVDALNVFWILHADHEQNCSTAAVRLVGSARVNLYAAISAGICALWGPLHGGANQAVIEMLQEIYENGGDPAPFIARAKDKSDPFRLMGFGHRVYKTYDPRARIMEKTCNRVLKKLKIHDPLLDIAKRLEEVAVKDPYFIDHNLYPNVDFYSGIVLRAMGIPLNMFPVMFAIGRLPGWISQWKESMEDPKWKLHRPRQIYTGLSKRDYVPLEKRK, from the coding sequence ATGGAAAAAACGGTGAAACTTGTTGTGAACGGAAATACCTATGAACTTCCCTTGGTCATCGGCACCGAGGGAGAGATGGCCCTCGATATCGCTAATCTGAGACAGGAGACCGGGCTCATCACCCTGGATCCCGGTTACGCCAATACCGGAAGCTGCAAGAGCAGCATCACCTTCATGGACGGGGAAAGGGGCATTCTCAGATACCGGGGCTACCCTGTGGAACAGCTGGCAGAATACTCCAGCTTTCGAGAGACCGCCTACCTGCTGATCAACGGCGAACTTCCTCTGGAAAAAGAGCTTAGCCGGTTCTCGGTCATGTTGAACGATCATTCACTCGTTCATGAGGACATGCGCATCTTTTTTGAGAAGTTTCCCAGAAGGGCGCATCCCATGGGGATACTCTCCTCCATGGTCAACGCCCTGAGGGCGTTTTATCCTGAGATCCCGGAGCGCTCCGAAGAGGAAGAAATCAATATCACCTTTGCCAGGCTCCTCTCCAAGGTGAGGACACTGGCGGCCGTGTCCTACAAGATCTCTCGCGGCCACAAGGTGGTCTATCCCCGGCATGACCTGAGCTACTGCGCCAACTTCCTGAATATGATGTTCGACTCCCCTGTAAAGCCCTACGTTATCGACGATGACCTGGTAGACGCACTGAATGTGTTCTGGATACTTCACGCCGATCACGAGCAGAACTGCTCCACTGCGGCGGTGAGGCTGGTGGGCAGCGCGCGGGTCAACCTATATGCGGCCATATCCGCAGGCATCTGTGCACTCTGGGGACCGCTTCACGGAGGGGCCAACCAGGCCGTCATCGAGATGCTTCAGGAGATATATGAGAATGGGGGCGACCCGGCGCCGTTCATTGCCAGGGCAAAAGACAAGTCCGACCCGTTCAGGCTAATGGGGTTCGGTCACCGGGTTTATAAGACCTATGATCCCAGGGCCCGGATTATGGAGAAAACGTGTAACAGGGTCCTTAAAAAATTGAAAATTCATGATCCGCTGCTGGATATCGCCAAACGACTTGAAGAGGTGGCGGTCAAGGACCCGTATTTCATCGATCACAATCTATATCCTAACGTGGATTTCTACAGTGGTATCGTGCTCCGGGCCATGGGGATCCCCCTCAACATGTTCCCGGTCATGTTCGCCATCGGACGGCTGCCGGGCTGGATCAGCCAGTGGAAAGAAAGCATGGAAGACCCCAAATGGAAGCTTCATCGGCCGAGACAGATCTATACCGGCCTTTCAAAAAGGGACTATGTCCCCCTGGAGAAGAGAAAATAG
- a CDS encoding aconitate hydratase encodes MAYEDHITGQILASHCIEGKLAPGAEIGIRIDQTLTQDATGTLVYLEFMSIGMDRVRTRCSVSYVDHNTLQTGFENADDHLFLQSAAARYGVYFSRPGNGICHQVHLERFGVPGQTLLGSDSHTPTSGGLGMLAMGAGGLDVALAMAGAPFFMVVPRVTLVRLTGVLPPWVGAKDVILYLLRDLGVKGGLGRIMEYGGPGIASLSVPERATITNMGAELGAWTSIFPSDDVSRRFLRAEGRESDWIPMTAREGAAYDHVIELDLSTLEPLAACPSSPDAVRPVRELSGVKVDQVAIGSCTNSSYRDLRMVSLLLKGKRIHPDVSLVISPGSRQVLTMLAKDGGLADMIEAGARLLEVACGPCIGMGQAPPSGGVSVRTYNRNFPGRSGTQDAQVYLCGPQTAVASALNGYLTDPRGMGAPPVVEEPKEFLVDDSMILAPPDDGGDIKVRMGPNIKPLPTLDPLPDSMDLDLLLKVGDHITTDDILPGGAKVLPLRSNLPAISEHVYALKAPGFAEKAKQHEAVAILGGENYGQGSSREHAALAPRYLGVRMVLAKSFARLHRANLINFGVLPLLIEEDAYQRLEEGDRIMLSDLQSSVAISDRVPLKSEKAGFAFEARLNLSIRERQIVLAGGRLNYERDRVLGEA; translated from the coding sequence ATGGCTTACGAAGATCACATCACAGGGCAGATCCTTGCCTCTCATTGTATAGAGGGAAAACTGGCGCCCGGAGCTGAGATCGGCATTCGAATCGACCAGACACTCACCCAGGATGCCACCGGCACCCTCGTGTATCTGGAATTCATGTCCATCGGGATGGACCGGGTCCGGACCCGATGCTCGGTCTCCTATGTGGATCACAATACCCTTCAGACCGGTTTCGAGAATGCGGACGACCACCTCTTTCTCCAGAGCGCGGCCGCCCGCTACGGAGTCTATTTTTCACGGCCGGGAAACGGTATCTGTCATCAGGTCCACCTGGAGCGTTTCGGGGTGCCCGGACAGACGCTTTTGGGTTCGGACAGCCATACCCCCACTTCAGGGGGTCTGGGGATGCTGGCCATGGGGGCCGGGGGCCTGGATGTGGCCCTTGCCATGGCCGGTGCCCCGTTTTTTATGGTGGTTCCCCGGGTGACGCTCGTTCGCCTGACCGGTGTTCTCCCGCCGTGGGTGGGGGCCAAGGACGTGATTCTTTACCTCCTTCGGGACCTGGGGGTTAAGGGAGGTCTTGGCAGGATCATGGAATACGGCGGTCCGGGGATCGCATCTCTCAGCGTACCGGAGAGGGCCACCATCACCAACATGGGTGCGGAACTGGGGGCGTGGACCTCCATATTTCCTTCCGACGATGTGAGCCGTCGGTTTTTAAGGGCAGAGGGCCGGGAGTCGGACTGGATCCCCATGACCGCCAGAGAGGGGGCCGCATACGACCATGTCATTGAGTTGGATCTTTCAACCCTCGAACCCCTGGCCGCATGCCCTTCCAGCCCGGATGCGGTCAGGCCGGTACGGGAGCTGTCCGGCGTAAAGGTGGATCAGGTGGCCATCGGTAGCTGCACCAATTCCTCCTACAGGGATCTCAGGATGGTTTCGCTGCTTCTCAAGGGAAAGCGGATCCATCCGGATGTGAGCCTGGTGATTTCTCCCGGGTCGAGGCAGGTACTGACCATGCTTGCGAAAGACGGCGGTCTGGCCGACATGATCGAGGCCGGGGCGCGCCTCCTGGAGGTGGCCTGTGGTCCGTGTATCGGCATGGGGCAGGCGCCGCCCTCCGGCGGGGTGAGCGTGCGTACCTATAACCGCAATTTCCCCGGGAGGAGCGGCACGCAGGATGCCCAGGTATATCTGTGCGGTCCCCAGACAGCGGTGGCCTCCGCACTCAATGGATACCTGACAGATCCGCGCGGGATGGGCGCCCCTCCTGTTGTTGAGGAGCCCAAGGAATTCTTGGTGGACGATTCCATGATTCTTGCCCCTCCGGATGACGGTGGGGACATAAAGGTTCGCATGGGCCCCAACATAAAACCCCTCCCCACGCTCGACCCCCTCCCCGACAGCATGGATCTCGATCTCCTGCTCAAGGTGGGGGATCATATCACCACCGACGATATCCTGCCAGGCGGGGCCAAGGTGCTCCCCCTTCGATCAAATCTTCCCGCCATATCCGAGCACGTCTATGCCCTGAAGGCCCCGGGATTTGCTGAAAAGGCAAAACAGCATGAGGCCGTGGCCATCTTAGGGGGAGAGAACTACGGCCAGGGCTCCAGCAGGGAACATGCGGCCCTGGCGCCCAGATACCTGGGGGTCCGAATGGTCCTGGCCAAATCCTTTGCACGGCTTCACCGAGCCAATCTGATCAATTTCGGTGTGTTGCCCCTCCTGATTGAGGAAGACGCATACCAGCGACTGGAAGAAGGGGACCGCATCATGCTGTCAGACCTGCAAAGTTCCGTCGCAATATCGGATCGGGTGCCGCTAAAGAGTGAAAAGGCGGGGTTTGCCTTTGAAGCAAGACTGAACCTATCGATCCGGGAACGTCAAATTGTGCTTGCCGGGGGCCGCCTGAATTATGAACGGGACCGCGTCTTAGGGGAGGCATAG